The DNA region TTGTAGCTCTTTGTGAATCACAATCTGCGATAATCTGTTAAATCCGTTTCATCAGTGTGCCATTCTCAATGATTGGTATAAGAAACGGATAGTCATAAAAAGGATTTAATTATTTTTTGTAACCAATTTTGGTTCTTGGCTTTTCTTCTTTTTTCTCGGTTAACTCATCTAAATAAGAGAAAACCAATTCAATATTTTTACCCTGATTTTCCAATTTTTTCTGGATTTGTACAATGTCCAATTTCATTTCGGTGGTGTCTAGTAACATTTGTCTCACTTTGGTAAAAATACGCATGATTTGTATATTCGTTTGAATGGCTTTTTCGCTATTCAAAACACTGGACAGCATTAAAACACCATGTTCCGTAAATGCGTAAGGTAACTTTCTAGTTCCTCCCCAACTTGAAGTCGCAAAATGCGACTTCAAGTTTTGAAATTCGTTTTCCGTAAGTTGAAACATGAAATCTTCAGGAAATCGACTTAAATTTCTTTTAACTTGTTCATTAAGTCTTTTGGTTTCAATACCATAAAGAGTTGCTAAATCCCTATCTAACATCACTTTTTGATTTCTGATGTAATAAATAGTGTTAGTAATTGTTTCTTCTGAAAGAATATGTTTAGAATCCATTGTTTCCTATTTAGAAACAACTAATATATGAATTTATTTACATTATAAAAAAGAAGTAAATTGCTTCAATTTTCCTCTAGCGGTTCTTTCCAGACTGTTTTTTCGAATAAATGTAAAATGCAAATCGGGTTCTAAATACAAAGTAATCGCTTGTTCTATTTTTAGAATTTGTGCTAAATCTAATGTGGTTTCGCTGACATATTCAATCTCAAAATGGTCTATTTTTCTTTGTTTGATAACAAATTCTTTGACGTTTCCATCGTCTTCAATAATGGATTTGGTCACATAATAAAACGTCAATCCCGGCGATTTTTTACCGCTTGGCAAAACCGCAATATCATTTGTTCTACCAATAAGTTGCTTTAGAATAGGTTTGTCCAAAGTACTTTTTTCGTCCAAAATTCCAATGTCTCCAATATCATATCGAATAAATGGATGTGCTTTATTGAACAGGGAAGTAATCACAATGCGTCCTTCTTGACCATAGGGTAAAACCTGATTGTTTTCATCTACTATTTCTACAAAAAGGGTTTCGGAATTAATTTGCCATTCGCCTTGCGGATTTTCAAAAGCAATTAAATCCAGCTCCGAAGCCCCATATTCATTGACAACAGGAATCCCAAATTGCGTTTCAAGTAAGATTCGATCCTCTTCAAAAAGCATTTCTGAAGTGACCATACATACTTTCAAACTAGGACAAATTTGTTTTAAGATGAGGTTTCGCTTACGCAAAAATTTAGCAAACAAAACTATTGAACTTGTGTAACCGTTGAGGTATTCGAATTTTTTATGCTGAAACTTTTCGACCATTTTTTCTAAAACCACATCCGATAAATCAAAAATGTGAAAGCGATAACGATGGGCCAGAAAATCTTTGATTCGCTCTTTTTTGTTTCCAATAAAATCCAATGGGATTCCATAAAATCGGGCTTGAAGCGAATGGTTAAAATCAATGCCAAACCATCCAAAACGATACATATTAGACGCCCAGGTAAGGGCATGGGTATATTTGTCTTTGGCAAAAATAAAGGGTTCACCGCTCGATCCTGAAGTTTTATTGGTATAGGAATTTTTTAAAGTAAAACCTTCTGAAAGTCTTGATTTAAGAGGAACCTGAAGATTGGTTTTATTCAAAATGGGTAAATCTTCCCAGTTTTTACAGTCTTTAGAGCCAACTAACTTTTGATAAAAGGTATTGTTTTCTAAATGATATTTTACAATTGCTTGTTTCTGATTTTCAATAAATTGTTTTTTTTCCGTTGGAGAAAGAGCGACTATTTTGTCCAAATCGGATTTTGCTTTTCTGATAGGAAAGGCATTTAGTTGCAGCGAAAGGTCGAAAATAGAAAACATGAAAACGGTTATTTCTTCAAAAATAATATTATAACAAGAACTTAAGGTCGCGAATCGACAACTTTTTACTAAATAATTATTTTTTACGTTCAAAAGCAATTATTTTTGCAGCACTCTAAAAATGAGTTTTCAATTAAAATTTTAAGACATGAATATATTACTATTAGGTTCAGGAGGAAGAGAGCATGCATTTGCATGGAAAATGGTTCAAAGTCCGCTTTGCGATACTCTTTTTATGGCACCTGGAAATGCTGGAACAGCTGATATTGCCACTAATGTAGCAATTGCTGTAACCGATTTTGAAGCGATTAAAGCTTTGGTTATCAAAGAAAATATCGAAATGGTTGTTGTAGGTCCTGAAGATCCATTAGTAAAAGGTATTTATGATTTTTTCTTAAATGATGCTGCTTTAAGTCATATTCCAGTGATTGGTCCATCAAAAATTGGAGCAACATTGGAAGGAAGTAAAGAGTTTGCCAAAGAATTTTTGGTAAAACACAATATTCCAACGGCTGCTTACGATAGTTTTACGGCTGAAACAGTTGAGCAAGGATGTGCCTTTTTAGCAACTTTGGCACCACCTTATGTATTAAAAGCAGATGGTTTAGCTGCCGGAAAAGGAGTGTTGATTATTCAAGATTTAGCCGAAGCGCAATCGGAATTAAGAAATATGTTGGTGGGACAAAAATTTGGTGCTGCCAGTTCAAAAGTAGTTATCGAAGAGTTTTTGGACGGAATTGAATTAAGCTGTTTTGTAATAACTGACGGAAAAAGCTATAAAATTTTACCAACAGCCAAAGATTACAAACGTATTGGCGAAGGAGATACAGGATTAAATACAGGCGGAATGGGAGCGGTTTCTCCGGTTCCTTATGTAGATGCTGTTTTGATGGAAAAAATTGAAACACGCATTGTAAAACCAACAATTGCGGGATTACAAAAAGATGGAATTCCATACAAAGGATTTGTTTTCATTGGATTAATCAATGTGAAAAACGAACCATTGGTTATTGAATATAATGTGAGAATGGGAGATCCAGAGACTGAGGTTGTGGTACCAAGATTACAATCTGATTTAGTAGAGTTGTTTTTAGCTGTATCCAATGAAAAATTAGACGAATTTGAATTAAAAATTGATCCAAGAAGTGCTACTACCGTAATGATGGTTTCTGGTGGTTATCCGGAAGATTTCGAAAAAGGAAAAGTAATTTCAGGTTTAGATAAAGTTGAAAATTCAATAGTTTTTCACGCAGGAACTAAATTTGATAATGGAAATGTAGTGACTAATGGAGGTCGTGTAATGGCTATTACGTCTTATGGTGATTCTTTCCTGGAAGCTTTAGCACAATCGTATAAAAATGTGGAAAAAATCAACTGGGAAAATGTGTATTACAGAAAAGATATTGGTTTCGATTTAGTTTAGTTGAAACTAAATATTTAGTATACAGAACTAATAAAAAAATACAATTTTTAAACAGCAGTAAGCTCTTCGGTTTGCTGCTTTTTTTCTTAAAAGTTAAAGATTAAAAAAAACATTAGTTTTAAAATTAAACCATTAAGAAGTTAAGTTTCATTAAGTGTATTCTTAAATTTCTTAATTTCTTAATGGTTTAAATAAAATTTAATGGTATAAAAAAACCGTCTCATTTTTTGAACGAGACGGCTTTTTTATATTTTGACTTTTTCTTATTTCAAGAAAGAGTGAGCTGTTGTATCTTGATTTTCAGTTCCAGCATCATCAAAAATACGTAATTGTTTAATCCAATAAACGATTGCTGCTGAACAGATAATCATAAAAATCCAGTTTAAAGTATTAGCTCCAAACCAGCTTACAAGTTCTAAAGAGCGTAACCAATCTAATGGTTTGAAAAGAAAATCAACAAAAAGTGATTGTATTCCTTCGAAAAATGCCTTCATGATATAGAATTTAAATTTTATTAATCGTTGAAAAGTAAATATCTAAAATCGTTATGCGAATAATAATTTTGTCTTAACTCGTTTCCTTATTTGAACAAGTAGTATATTTACAGTCACAAAAGTATAAAATATCCTTATGATTACAAGTGTTTTTAAAAAATCTACACCATTAAATTTTTCCTTAGTAGTATTTTTGATATTGTTTTTTGATTTTATCTATCAAATGCAAGATTTAGCTTGGTCTCATTCGGCGATTTCAATAGCTAAAAAAGTAGGCATTGGGTTGTTGATTTTGTTTTCGGCATTGCTTACTAATTTTATCTCAAAACGCAACGGACTTAGTAAAGACAGTGCTTATACGGTTTTATTTTTCTTGTTGTTTTTTCTTTTTTTCCCAGTCTTTTTGACAATATTAATGTAGTATTTGCTAACTTTTTTATTCTTTTGGCGCTTCGAAGATTGATTTCTTTACAGTCTCAAAAAGCGTCTAAAGAAAAAATATTTGATGCTTCTTTTTGGATATTAGTGGCTTCATTGTTCCATTTTTGGTCTATTTTGTATTTGATTTTGGTATTCATTTCAATCATTGCTCACGTTATAGGCGATTATAGAAACTGGCTATTACCATTTATTGCTTTTTTTGCAATAGTTATTTTATTTGCCATGTATTCATTGCTTTTTAATGCAGATGTTATAGCTTATATAACTAATGGTGTTCAAATGAATTTTAGTATTGATTATTTTACTAATAATTATCAAAATGCCGCACTTTCTATTTATGCTACGGTTGCTTT from Flavobacterium nitratireducens includes:
- a CDS encoding DUF6427 family protein; this translates as MNVVFANFFILLALRRLISLQSQKASKEKIFDASFWILVASLFHFWSILYLILVFISIIAHVIGDYRNWLLPFIAFFAIVILFAMYSLLFNADVIAYITNGVQMNFSIDYFTNNYQNAALSIYATVALVFVFSMVTTLSSRPLQLHASFKKLLFAFFIAVGIYVISANKSNDLLLFTIAPLAMITTAHIEMPQQKLNQELALGVLILCSLFCFFSQL
- a CDS encoding ORF6N domain-containing protein, with protein sequence MDSKHILSEETITNTIYYIRNQKVMLDRDLATLYGIETKRLNEQVKRNLSRFPEDFMFQLTENEFQNLKSHFATSSWGGTRKLPYAFTEHGVLMLSSVLNSEKAIQTNIQIMRIFTKVRQMLLDTTEMKLDIVQIQKKLENQGKNIELVFSYLDELTEKKEEKPRTKIGYKK
- a CDS encoding phenylacetate--CoA ligase family protein; the protein is MFSIFDLSLQLNAFPIRKAKSDLDKIVALSPTEKKQFIENQKQAIVKYHLENNTFYQKLVGSKDCKNWEDLPILNKTNLQVPLKSRLSEGFTLKNSYTNKTSGSSGEPFIFAKDKYTHALTWASNMYRFGWFGIDFNHSLQARFYGIPLDFIGNKKERIKDFLAHRYRFHIFDLSDVVLEKMVEKFQHKKFEYLNGYTSSIVLFAKFLRKRNLILKQICPSLKVCMVTSEMLFEEDRILLETQFGIPVVNEYGASELDLIAFENPQGEWQINSETLFVEIVDENNQVLPYGQEGRIVITSLFNKAHPFIRYDIGDIGILDEKSTLDKPILKQLIGRTNDIAVLPSGKKSPGLTFYYVTKSIIEDDGNVKEFVIKQRKIDHFEIEYVSETTLDLAQILKIEQAITLYLEPDLHFTFIRKNSLERTARGKLKQFTSFL
- the purD gene encoding phosphoribosylamine--glycine ligase, whose translation is MNILLLGSGGREHAFAWKMVQSPLCDTLFMAPGNAGTADIATNVAIAVTDFEAIKALVIKENIEMVVVGPEDPLVKGIYDFFLNDAALSHIPVIGPSKIGATLEGSKEFAKEFLVKHNIPTAAYDSFTAETVEQGCAFLATLAPPYVLKADGLAAGKGVLIIQDLAEAQSELRNMLVGQKFGAASSKVVIEEFLDGIELSCFVITDGKSYKILPTAKDYKRIGEGDTGLNTGGMGAVSPVPYVDAVLMEKIETRIVKPTIAGLQKDGIPYKGFVFIGLINVKNEPLVIEYNVRMGDPETEVVVPRLQSDLVELFLAVSNEKLDEFELKIDPRSATTVMMVSGGYPEDFEKGKVISGLDKVENSIVFHAGTKFDNGNVVTNGGRVMAITSYGDSFLEALAQSYKNVEKINWENVYYRKDIGFDLV
- a CDS encoding DUF6341 family protein encodes the protein MKAFFEGIQSLFVDFLFKPLDWLRSLELVSWFGANTLNWIFMIICSAAIVYWIKQLRIFDDAGTENQDTTAHSFLK